Below is a window of Pochonia chlamydosporia 170 chromosome 7, whole genome shotgun sequence DNA.
AATGGCGGACCACCTGCCGGAGGGGAACGAACAACTTGGTTTGATGTAGACAAGGATACTCCGTTGCATCGAATCTCCGACCCACGGCCCCGCAGCTCCCAGCGCCCACGATCCCGGTCCGGCCAGCCCCGCCTTCAACGCCGTGGACATAAACCCGATGCCAACGGTTACTCCCGAGCTCCTGCTGTTCTCATCATTGTGGACAAGGGATCTGGCATCGTGGATGCATTTTGGTTCTTCTTTTACTCGTACAATTTAGGACAAACGGTTCTTGGTATCCGGTTTGGCAATCACGTCGGTGACTGGGAACACTCCATGGTTCGGTTCGAAAATGGCATTCCCAAGGGCATTTACTTCTCCGAGCACGAGGGCGGTCAGGCATATGCATGGGAAGCCGTCGAGAAGCGCGGAGAACGTCCCGTTATTTACTCTGCCGTTGGCTCACACGCCATGTACGCCACGCCTGGCGACCACCCTTACGTCTTACCCttcaagatgctcaaggaTGTCAGCGACAAAGGGCCTCTCTGGGATCCAGCGCTGAACAATTACGCCTACCACTACAACTACAAGCTAGGAAAGCACAccgagatggatgaggaATCCGTCgacgaagatggcaacaagCAACCTCCAAGTCTTATACCTGCGGCCACCAATCCCCACGCACCGACAGCATGGTTCCATTTCGACGGATACTGGGGCGATCGCCTATACACTCTGGCAGATTATCGTCAGTGGCGCCTATTCGGCCAGTACCACTACGTTACCGGTCCCACGGGACCTAAATACAAGCAACTCGCTCGATCCAAGGTATGCCAGCGGAGCCAGTGCCGTATCCTATACAAGTTAGACCCCAAAGGCACATGGTATTAAATGCCACTGATGGCCCGTTCATTCCACATTCCAGTGGCTACACAAGATACCCTGGTGTTCGTACACCGACTTAGACCCCATTGGGGAAACAATAGTTACAAAATTTAGAGCTCGGAGTTTTGGATCAGGTGGATTTATATACCCCCATAAGTTGTGCTGTTTATGGAGTTCATTCATTACggttggattggattggatgggatgggatgaggGGCATAGAAGGGGTTTGAAAGCAGATGGGGATTATACCCGGTGTTTTTGGCTTACATACCCATAGATGTTATATGGTATTGAATACATGTTCTCTCTTACATTTTCTTGATGTGGTCATTATTGTAGAACTTTTTGTCCGTATCGTAGCAAATATCCTGTCGGGTATTGGTGCTATTCAACTTGTATATTGCCAGACATTGAGAGTATATAACATAAGATGAGTGGTATGCAAAAGTAAATCTACAACCGGGGTATCAAACTTCCCAACATCCATTTACCCCTCATTACCGCCGTTGCATGATATCATAAAACGTATTCAATTTCGACATTCGTCATTCCTCATCCTCGTGAATTTGAAATCCCATTTCATTATCAGCCGGCCATGCTCGCTGAGTACTAGGGTACTCAGATGGCTGACTGCTCGCTTCGCTGCTTTTGCCTTCCCCTTCATCCGGATCAATATTCTCCCCATCAGATGGGCGGCCCTGATCTTCGATGCCGGGCCATGGTTCGTCCTCAGGCAGCTGTCGTCTGTGTGAGTCATGGCTACTCACAGGGACGTGAGTCACGATTTCACCGCTTGAATTGCTCTCATCGTCGGCATCCTCACGGTATGATTCGTCGGAGCCGCTGTCGTAGATTTCTACGTCAAAGAGTTCGTCGGTTGCGTATTCCATGGGGACGTGAGATGTTCCACTGCGAGCAACGCTGCTTCCGCGAAAGGGGCGGAGTTCCTGCAACGGTGCGTTGCTGTATGGTGTAGCGTAGGCGAGCGGTGTCATGCCACGGGTGACTTGACGGTCGTTGATGGCTGAGGGCATGGGACTAGGTGAGGCGGTCCAGCGAGGCGTATAGTGAGGGTAGCTGGGGGAGCGGGTGCGGCGCCTTTTCTGGATGCCTTGGGAGGACGGGCCGCGGGTGAAGGGGGATGAGTGTCTGGATTGGCCGTGGGATACAatgcggcggcggctggcGTTCGAGGGAGATTGAGCTGTCGCCGGGACGATGGGGACGGAGGCGGTGCGAATGTGAGGTGGTCTTGGAGCACGGCGACCTGATAGCATGGGCGATGGTCCTCGGACGGCAAAGGGACTGACT
It encodes the following:
- a CDS encoding vacuolar protein sorting-associated protein (similar to Verticillium alfalfae VaMs.102 XP_003008636.1); translation: MYWLRRGTIVLALLLVASFIAWFVPRVLDPTSHGPARRARDSLWVSSSPYWIDRQLCRWLSLCGLHHLRRDPASLPNPNMSSVDDIDDEVWTELRKRYVKPRSWEDRSSEESDAETAKRQDKKRNIFQRRRILKDIPDYVLKHAPLVHLYSGEQFWPSDIREHVQHMEVVVDDELVNITDEKLTLDNLHHLNKFKGVVTLHSLEDVETRPPWLHSHENVPKPFDDDGDDNDNSEISNGGPPAGGERTTWFDVDKDTPLHRISDPRPRSSQRPRSRSGQPRLQRRGHKPDANGYSRAPAVLIIVDKGSGIVDAFWFFFYSYNLGQTVLGIRFGNHVGDWEHSMVRFENGIPKGIYFSEHEGGQAYAWEAVEKRGERPVIYSAVGSHAMYATPGDHPYVLPFKMLKDVSDKGPLWDPALNNYAYHYNYKLGKHTEMDEESVDEDGNKQPPSLIPAATNPHAPTAWFHFDGYWGDRLYTLADYRQWRLFGQYHYVTGPTGPKYKQLARSKVCQRSQCRILYKLDPKGTWY